Genomic DNA from bacterium:
GACTGCGCGGTGGTCGATTTTGGCCCCGGCCTCGCCGCGGTGACGACCGATCCCATCACCGGCGCCGGAGCCGATCTTGGGTGGTATGCCGTCCTGATCGGAACCAACGACCTCGCGGCCGCGGGGGCGGACCCGGTGGCCGTGTTGCTCACGGTGCTGCTCGCGCCCGAGCGGGCGGCGGAGGATCTGGCCCGCGTCATGCGCGACGCCGCCGCGGCGGCCGCCTCGCTCGGCGTCGAAATCGCCGGCGGGCACAGCGAGGTCGTCGGCGGCATCGCGCGCACCATCATCATCGTAACGGCATTAGGCCGGGTGATGCGCGATCGCCTCCTCCGCAGCGGCGCCGCGGAACCCGGCGACGCGGTGGTGCTGACCAAGGCGGCCGCGATCGAAGGCACCGCCATCTTGGCGGATGCCCGCCGGCCGGACCTCCTGCCGGCGGTCGGCGAGGAGACGCTGTCGCGCGCCCGCGCGCTGCGGGAGCGCCTGAGCGTTCTGCCCGAGGCCCGCGCCGCCGCGGCCGCCGGCGCGCATGCCATGCATGACGTCACGGAGGGCGGCGTGCTCGGCGCGGTGTACGAACTGGCCGCCGCATCGGGGCTCGGCGTCGTGCTCGACGCCGACCGGGTGCCGGTGCTGTCGGAAACACGGGCCGTCTGCGACGTCCTCGGCGTCGATCCGCTCGCCTTGATCGGCAGCGGTGCGCTGCTCGTGGCGACCCCCGATCCGGATCGCACCACCGCGGCAATCACAGGCGTCGGGGTGCCGGCCACGCTGATCGGGACGCTGGCGCCAGGCGAATGCCGGCTCCGCCGGGCCGGGCGGGAGGCACCGCTCACGCCGCCGGCCCGCGACGAGTTGTGGCGGGTGCTGCCGTCATGATGGAGCCCGGCCCCGCCGCGGCATGAAACGAGCCCGCCGCCGCGCCGGGCGGCCCAAGCCCCGCCGGAAGGCCGGGCCGCGGGTTTCCCGCGCGAAGACAAAGCGGGGAGGGGTGCCGAAACGGGAACCACCGGCCGGTCCGGACGCGGCTCGAGAGGACCCCGGCGACCGCCGGAGCCCCACGTTGCGATCACAGTCGCAGCGCGAAGTCCCCCTGGCGCGGGGGGCGCGGCCGCTCACCGCCGTAGAACAGGCGGCCCGGCTTGCGAGCGCCCAAATGGAACGGAGGATCGGCCGGCTGCTGTCGCGGCGCGTCAAGTTGAAATTCCGATCCTCGTGAAAATCGCCGGCGCGCCGCCACGTGCGCCGGACCCGCCGCCGGCCTTGCACCGGAATGGTATACTCAGGTCGACAACCGCATAGTCCGTGGGGGAGCTTGGGACCACCAGGCTGAGAGGATGGCTAACCCTGCCATCGACCCCGGAACCTGATCTGGGTAATGCCAGCGGAGGGAATGGGTACGCGCCGCCCGGGTTCCGGGGACGGCGCGTTCGCTTTTGGCCGGTGGTTCGTCATAGACGGCACTGAGGTGCGGCCATGTCCGCGGCACTGGAGATTCGAGACCTGAGGAAGCGGTTCTGGCGCGACGGCGAATGGCTCGACGTGCTGGCCGGGGTGTCGCTCGACGTCGCGCCGCGCGAGTTTGTCGCGCTGGTGGGACCGAGCGGCTGTGGAAAGAGCACCGTCTGCAACATCGTCGCGGGTCTCTTCCGGCCCGATGCCGGCACCGTGACGATGCTCGCCGGCGGGAACCGCACCGGCGCGGCCCCCGGCCGCGTCGCCTACATGCAGCAGAAAGACCTGCTGCTGCCGTGGCGCACCGTGCTCGACAATGCCATCCTGGGCCTCGAGATCCAGGGGACGCCGCGGGGCGCGGCCCGCGAGGAAGCCCGCGTGATGCTCCGGCGCTTCGGGCTGGAGGGCTTCGAGCGCGTCTACCCGGCGACGCTCTCCGGCGGCATGCGGCAGCGCGTGGCGCTCGTGCGCACGCTGCTCTGCCGGCGCGACCTCCTCGTGCTGGACGAGCCGTTCGGCGCGCTGGATGCGATGACCCGCGCGGCGATGCAGGGGTATCTCTTGCGGCTGCGCGAGGAGTTCGGCCGCACGGTGCTGTTCATCACCCACGACGTCGAAGAGGCCGTGCTGCTGTCGGATCGCGTCTACGTGATGGGGGCGCGTCCCGGCCGCATCCGCGCGGAAATCCGGCTCGATCTCCCGCGGCCCCGCCGCGCGACCGAGGCGGGCGTCGTCCGCGAGAAGGCCGCCATTCTCGACCTGCTCCACGCCGAGACGGCGGAGGCGTTCGCGTGAGCCTGCTTCGGCCGCACGGAGCGCAGGCCGGAGCGGCCGCGGCCCGTCCGGCCGCGCTCGAGTCGGCGGAGCGCATCCGCACGCCGGCCGCCCGCGAGACCGGCCCCGCGGGCGGCCGGCGCCTCCGCGGCTGGACCGCGCGCATCGTGCCGCCCCTCGTGCTGCTCGCCGCCATCCTGGCCGGTTGGGAGACCGCGGTCCGCGCGTTCGGCATCCCATTCTACATTCTCCCGGCGCCCAGCCGCATTGCCGGTGTGCTCGTCGACGATCGCGCGTTGCTGCTGGGAGAAGCGGCCGTGACGCTCGCCGAGGTGATGTTGGGGTTCGCGATCGCGTTCGTCGTCGGGGTGCTGCTCGCGCTCGCGATCTTCGCGTCCCGGACGGTCGAGCGCGCGGTCTACCCGCTCGTGATCGCGAGCCAGACCGTCCCCGTGTTCGCGATCGCTCCGCTGCTGGTCGTCTGGTTCGGCTACGGGACGCTCTCGAAAGTGGTGATGGCCGCGCTCATCGTCTTCTTTCCGATCGTCGTCAACACGGTCGACGGACTCCGGGCGGCCGATCCCGACATGGTGAACCTCCTCGTGATCCTCGGGGCCCGGCCGGCGGAGATCGTCCGGCGCGTGCGCGTGCCCGCGGCGCTCCCGTTCGTCTTCTCGGGGACGCGCATCGCCGTCGCGACGAGCGTCATCGGCGCCGTGATCGGCGAGTGGGTGGGGTCGACGCGCGGGCTCGGGTATCTCATGATCCATGCGAACGCCCAGCTCCATGTCGATCTCGTGTTTGCGGTGATCGTGTATCTGAGCGTGATGGCCACGGCGCTGTTTTGGACGGTCTCGCTGGTCGAATGGGCGGCGCTGCCGTGGCGCCGGGCCGGGACGCAGGCGTAGGAGCGGAGGGGGTGTCGGGTAGTGCGTAGACCAATCCCCGTAGTCGCGGCGGCCGCGATGCTGGCCGCCGTGCTGTGCGCAGGCCCGGTCTGGCCCGGGGTCGCCGGCGCGGGCACGTCCGGGACGCCGCTTGTGTTCATGCTCGACTGGTTCCCCAATCCGGATCACGTGCCGCTGTACGCGGCCATCGGGGCGGGGTATTTCACGCAGGCCGGGCTCAACGTCGTCCTCCAGGTGCCGGCGAACGCCGATGACCCGCTCAAGCTCGTCGCCGCGCGCCGGGTCGACGTCGCGGTCAACTACGAGTCGGGGGTCATCTTTGCCCGCTCCCAAGGACTGCCGGTGCGCAGCATCGGCCTTCTGGTGGCCCAGCCGCTCACGACGGTCATGTACCTGAAACGCTCCGGCATCCGGCGCCCCAAGGACTTGGTGGGGCGCCGCGTGGGCTTCGCCGTGTCGGGTCTGGAAGACGCCATGATCGACCAGGTTCTTCGCTCGGACGGGGCGACGAAGGCCAACGTGACCCTGGTGAACGTCGGGTTCGACATCGTGCCGACCCTGCTGTCGCGGAAGGTCGACGCGGTCATCGGCGCGTACCGGAACGTCGAACGCGTGCAGATCGAGATGCAGGGGCAGCCGGTCGGGATGTTCGAGCCCGAGCGGTACGGCGTGCCGACGTTCTACGAACTCGTGCTGATCGCCAACGACGCCGCGCTCACGACGCGGCGGCCGGCGCTGACCCGGTTCGTGCAGGCGGTCGGCCGCGGTCTCGCGCTCACAGAAGCGCACCCGGACCAGGCCTTTCGCTATTATGTCGCGCTCAACCCGAAGCTCAACGACGCGTTCAACCGCAGATCGTTCGACGCGACGCTGCCCGCCTACGCCCGCACGCAGCGGCAGCGCCGGGCCACGTGGGCGGCGTTCGACGGGTGGATGGCGGCGCGGAAGGTGATTCCAACGGCCGTGCCCCCGGATCAGCTCTATACCAACCTGGGAGGGCGTCCGTGACGGACGCACCGGGATCCACCCTCGCGGTCCGCCCGGCGTGGCCGTGGGCCGGGGCCCTCGACGCGGCGCTCGAGGCGCGGCGGGAGGAATTGTTCGGCCTCACCGAGCGGCTGATCGCCTTTGAGACACCGTGCCCGCCCGGCCGGAACACCGGGCCGATCCAGGAGTTCCTCGCCGCCCGGCTCCGGTCGCTCGGTGC
This window encodes:
- a CDS encoding AIR synthase family protein, encoding MGDRRDHALPIGKVPPDMLDALVYRHLGTRRSDVLVHAAFGEDCAVVDFGPGLAAVTTDPITGAGADLGWYAVLIGTNDLAAAGADPVAVLLTVLLAPERAAEDLARVMRDAAAAAASLGVEIAGGHSEVVGGIARTIIIVTALGRVMRDRLLRSGAAEPGDAVVLTKAAAIEGTAILADARRPDLLPAVGEETLSRARALRERLSVLPEARAAAAAGAHAMHDVTEGGVLGAVYELAAASGLGVVLDADRVPVLSETRAVCDVLGVDPLALIGSGALLVATPDPDRTTAAITGVGVPATLIGTLAPGECRLRRAGREAPLTPPARDELWRVLPS
- a CDS encoding ABC transporter ATP-binding protein, whose protein sequence is MSAALEIRDLRKRFWRDGEWLDVLAGVSLDVAPREFVALVGPSGCGKSTVCNIVAGLFRPDAGTVTMLAGGNRTGAAPGRVAYMQQKDLLLPWRTVLDNAILGLEIQGTPRGAAREEARVMLRRFGLEGFERVYPATLSGGMRQRVALVRTLLCRRDLLVLDEPFGALDAMTRAAMQGYLLRLREEFGRTVLFITHDVEEAVLLSDRVYVMGARPGRIRAEIRLDLPRPRRATEAGVVREKAAILDLLHAETAEAFA
- a CDS encoding ABC transporter permease encodes the protein MSLLRPHGAQAGAAAARPAALESAERIRTPAARETGPAGGRRLRGWTARIVPPLVLLAAILAGWETAVRAFGIPFYILPAPSRIAGVLVDDRALLLGEAAVTLAEVMLGFAIAFVVGVLLALAIFASRTVERAVYPLVIASQTVPVFAIAPLLVVWFGYGTLSKVVMAALIVFFPIVVNTVDGLRAADPDMVNLLVILGARPAEIVRRVRVPAALPFVFSGTRIAVATSVIGAVIGEWVGSTRGLGYLMIHANAQLHVDLVFAVIVYLSVMATALFWTVSLVEWAALPWRRAGTQA
- a CDS encoding ABC transporter substrate-binding protein, which gives rise to MRRPIPVVAAAAMLAAVLCAGPVWPGVAGAGTSGTPLVFMLDWFPNPDHVPLYAAIGAGYFTQAGLNVVLQVPANADDPLKLVAARRVDVAVNYESGVIFARSQGLPVRSIGLLVAQPLTTVMYLKRSGIRRPKDLVGRRVGFAVSGLEDAMIDQVLRSDGATKANVTLVNVGFDIVPTLLSRKVDAVIGAYRNVERVQIEMQGQPVGMFEPERYGVPTFYELVLIANDAALTTRRPALTRFVQAVGRGLALTEAHPDQAFRYYVALNPKLNDAFNRRSFDATLPAYARTQRQRRATWAAFDGWMAARKVIPTAVPPDQLYTNLGGRP